GCGTCGACCGGCGCGGGCTCGAAGCCCTCCGGCTCGTGCTCCTCGACGACGAGCTGGGGCGCCTCGGCGACGGGCTCCTCGACGACCGGCTCGGGCTGGGGCTGCTCGGCGACGGGCACCTCGACGACCGGCTCGGCCTGGGGCTGCTCGGCGACGGGCACCTCGACGACCGGCTCGGCCTGGGGCGCCTCGGCGACCGGCTCCTCGGCCACGGAGGGCTCGGCGGCGGGCGGCTCGGCCACCGGCTCGCGTCCGGCGGCGAAGAGGCCGGCGAGGCCCTCGTCCTGCGGTGCGGCGAAGAGGTCGTCCACCGTCACGTCGGTCACGCGGGCGTCGACGTGCGGGCGGTGGGCGGGCGCGGCGGGCGGCAGGACCTCCTCCTGGAGGTCGGCCTCGGCGCGCGACAGCTCGGCGGCGAAGCGCTCGAGCTCGGCGGCGGGCGCCGCGTCGAGCTCCAGGACGCGCTTCTGGAAGAAGCCGCCGACGCCGCCGTCGAGCGCCTCGCGGCGGTCGACGATGACGGCGTCCTCGCCCAGCTCGGCCTTGATCTGCGGGACCAGCTCCTCGAGGGAGCGGCCGCGGTAGGTCTTGGTGCCACGGGTGCTCATCAGGCGTTCACGACTCCGATCGTCTCGACAGAGATGCCCGGAGCGATCTCGTTGTAGGCGCAGACGCCGAGCTGGGGCAGGGCCTGCTCGCACAGGCGCCGCAGGTGGCGGCGCACGCGCGACGAGCAGAGCAGCACCGGCCGGCGGCCCGTCGCGACGAGCTGCTCGGACTGGGCGTTGAGGGCGATGAGCAGCGACTGGGCGCGGCTCGGGTCCATCGCGAGGTACTCCCCGTCGGGCGTCTGGGCGATCGACTGGGCGACCTCCTGCTCGAGCCCCGGGTCCAGCGACAGCGCGCGCAGCGTGTTCTCGCCGTCGACGTAGGGCTCGGTGATGGCGCGCGACAGGGCGACGCGGGCGTGCTCGGCCAGGAGCTCCGGGTCGCGCGTGACGCGCGCGCGGTCGCCCGCCGCCTCGACGATGGCGCCGAGGTCGCGGATCGAGACGCCCTCGCGCAAGAGCGCCTGCAGGACGCGCTGCAGCTCGCCCACGCTGAGCAGGTCGGGCACGACCTCCTCGACGACCGCCTGGTTGGACTCCTTGAGGCGGTCGAGCAGCACGCGCGTGTCCTGCCGGGTCAGCAGCTCGGCGACGTGGCGGCGGATGGTCTCCGTGAGGTGGGTGACGACGATCGACTCGGCGTCGACGACGGTGTAGCCCAGCGCCTCGGCCTCGGCCCGCGCCGCGTCGGAGATCCAGACGGCCGGGAGGCCGAACGCCGGCTCGGTCGTGGGCAGGCCCTCGACCTGCCCGACCGCGTCGCCCGGGTCCAGCGCGAGCTGGTGGCCGGCCATGAGCCGCCCGCGGGCCACCACGGAGCCGCGGACCTTCAGGACGTACTCGTGCGAGCCCAGGCCGACCTCGTCGTGGATGCGCACCGACGGGACGATCGTGCCGGTCTCCGAGGCGAGCTGTCGGCGCACCGCGGAGACGCGGGCCAGGAGCGAGCCGCCGCCCCCGCCGTCGACCATGGGCACGAGGCCGAAGCCGATGCAGAGCTCGAGCGGGTCCATGCCCAGCGCCTCGACGACCGCGTCGCGCGGGGAGGCGGGCAGGGCGGGCGCGGTGGCGGCCGCGACCGCGGCGGCCTCCTCGGCCTGCTCCTTGGCCCCGGCCTCCTTCATGAGCTTGCGGCCCAGCAGGATGAAGCCGGCGCCGATGAGCAGGAACGGCAGCTTCGGGAAGCCGGGGATGAGGGCGAAGAGGCAGATGACGACGCCCGCGACCATCGGCGCCTTCTGCTGCGCGGAGATCTGGCCGGCGACCTGCGTGCCGAGGTCCTGCGCCTCGTCGCCCTCGCCGGCCGCGCGGGTGACGATGATGCCGGTCGCCACCGAGATGAGCAGCGCCGGGATCTGCGCGGCCAGGCCGTCGCCGACGGTCAGCAGCGAGAAGTGGCTCGCCGCGTCGCCGAAGGGCATGCCCTGCATGGCGACGCCGACGACGATGCCGCCGACGAGGTTGATCAGGGTGATGAGGACGGCGGCGATCGCGTCGCCCTTGACGAACTTCGAGGCACCGTCCATCGCGCCGTAGAAGTCGGCCTCGCGGGCGATCTCGGAGCGGCGCTTGCGGGCCTCGTCCTCGGTGATCTGCCCCGAGTTGAGGTCGGCGTCGATCGCCATCTGCTTGCCCGGCATCGCGTCGAGCGTGAAGCGCGCGCCGACCTCGGCCACGCGCCCGGCGCCGTTGGTCACGACGACGAACTGGATGACGATGAGGATGAGGAAGACGATGAGGCCGACGACGACGTTGCCGCCGACCACGAAGTGCCCGAACGCCTCGACGACGTGGCCCGCGTCCCCGTGCAGGAGGATGAGACGCGTGACGCTGATGTTGATCGCCAGGCGGAAGAGCGTGGTGAGCAGCAGCAGCGAGGGGAAGACGCTGAAGTCGAGCGCCCGCGGGACGTACAGCGTGGTGACGACGATCGCCAGCGCGCACGAGATGTTCAGCGTGATGAAGAAGTCGAGGATGGTCGGCGGCAGCGGCACGACCATCATCACGACGACCAGGACCACGACCGCGGCGGCGATGAGGTCCGTCGACCGTCCGAGACGTTGCATCACGGAGGACATCCACCCCTGCCTGTCGGCAGCTGCGCGCCGAAGTTGAGCGGTGGGCGGCGGACGGGCGGAGGTGGCACGGTCCGGTCGGCCTCCTGTACGGTCGCACCGAAGACGGGTCCGACGTCGAGGAGGGGCGTTCCGGGAGATGACGATGGAAGCCGCGCACGTGCAGCTGGAGAGCTTCCCGCAGCGCCACGAGCCGCTGGCGCCGGACACGGCTGCCCGACTACGAGGACTCGCCGCCGCGTTCCTCGAGCAGTGCCGCGAGGGCGACCTCGGCGGCGTGATGTCCAACCACCTGCTCGAGCAGCAGCCCGAGCTGCGTCTGCGCGAGGACGACACGCTCTACGCGGAGACCCGCGCGAGCTGCCAGCAGAACATCGAGGAGATCCTCTCCCGCCTGCACGAGGGCATGCCGGGCTGGGGCGCCGACCCGCCGCCGATGGCGGCCGCCTGGGCGCGCTCCATGGTCCGCCGCGGCGTCGAGCTCCAGGCGGTCCTGCGGGCCTACCGCCTCGGCCACGGCCTGCTGTGGCACGAGTGGTCGGCGTGGGTGCACGACCAGTGCGAGGACACCCCGCAGCGCGCCGAGCTCCTGCACGCCAGCTCGGCGCACATGTTCGCCTACATCGACGCGGTCTGCGCGCGGCTCGTCGAGTTCTACGACCAGGAGCGCCAGCGCTGGGCGCGCAGCGCGAGCGCCGTGCGGGCGGAGGTCGTCCGCCAGCTCCTGGCCCACGAGCCGGTCAACGTCGAGGCCGCCTCGAGCGCCCTCGGCTACGAGCTGCGCCGCCGCCACGTGGCGCTCATCGTCTGGGACGACCGCGAGGTGGCCGAGTCCGACGACGTCGTGGAGGCCGCCCAGGCGTTCTGCGCGGCCGCGGGCCATCCGGACGCCCTCGTCGTCCCCGCCGGCCTGCGCGTGGTGTGGGCGTGGTGCGGCGGCGCCGAGGTCGAGGCCGAGGACTTCGACCTGCGCGACGTCGCGCGCAAGCGCGGCCTGCGCGTCGCCACCGGCGAGGTCTGGGAGGGTGCCGAGGGCTTCGCGCGCTCGCACGAGGACGCGTCGCACGCCTTCCGGGTCGCCCAGGTCCTGCGCCGGCGCCCCGGCTCGGTCACCCGCTTCCGCTCCGTCGCCCTGTCGGCGCTGCTGAGCGCCGACCCGGCTCTCGCGCGCCGCTTCGCCGACGCCGAGCTGACGGTCCTGCGCGGCGAGGACGACGCGACGCGCCGCATCCGCGCGACGCTCCAGGTCTTCCTCGAGGAGGGCGGCAGCTACGTGCGCGCCGCGCGCCGCCTCGGGGTCCACGAGAACACCGTCGCCTACCGCGTGCACCGGGCCGAGGACCTCCTCGGCCACCCGGTGGCCGAGCGGCGCCTCGAGCTCGAGGCCGCCCTGCTCGTGCACCGCACGCTCGAGACCGAGGCCTAGGCCTGCACGGGGCGCGGGCGGCGCACGCCGCCCGTCGCCACCCACGAGCCGGCGAGGATCAGCGCCAGGCCGCCGGCCGCGGCGGCCGTGAGCGCCTCGTCGAGCACGAGCACGCCGAGCAGGACCGCCACCGCCGGGTTGAGGTAGGTGATGACCGACGCCCGCGACGGGCCGACCTCGGCGATCAGGGCGAAGAACAGGACGAAGGCCAGGGCGGTGCACAGCAGCCCGAGCGCCACGAGGCTCGCGACCGCCTCGTCGGTGACGTCGCCGCCGGGCAGGTCGAGCAGCGCGAACGGCAGGAGCATCAGGGCCGAGGCCGCGAAGCTCGCCGTCACCGGGCCCAGCGGCGGCAGGTGGCCGAGGTGGCGCTTGACGACCATCGGCCCGATCGCGTAGCCGACGGTGGCCACGAGGACCGCGAGCGCGCCGACGAGCTCGTCCGCCGACCCCGCGACGTCGACGCCGACGAGCAGCACGACGCCCGCCAGGCCGACGACGAGCCCCGCCAGCCGGCGCGGCGTCGGCCGCTCCTCGGGGTCGACCCGCAGCGCGATCAGGGCGATGACGAGCGGCAGCGCGGCGATGAGGATCGCCGCCAGCGACGAGGCGATCCGCTGCTCGCCGAACGAGATGAGCGGGAACGGCACGACGACCTCGAACAGCGCGTAGACGACGATCGCCCTGGTGTGGGGCCGCAGCCCCCGCAGCGCCCCGGCGCGCCACGCCAGGGGCGCGAGGACCACGACGGCGATGACGACGCGGATCCAGGCGACGAACGCCGGCGGCACGCCGTCGTCGACGGCGACCTTGATGAAGAAGTACGGCAGCCCCCAGACCACCGCGACGGCGGCGAAGAGGGCGGCGCCCCGCGTGCTCACGCCCGCGAGCGTCGCAGGTGGGGCGCGCTTCGGCCGTGACCCGCCGGGTGGGTCGCGTGCCACTCGGGCGGTGCCGGGGTGGGTGGCGTTCCGCTTGGGCGGTCGCGGGGTCCGGGGCGGTCGCGGTTCGGCACCGAGGAGAGGGAGGACCCGCCGCCGCGGTGCCCGCGAGGCGTCGCGACCGGGAGCCCGTGACGCACCTCGCCAGCCGTTGGCGGATTCTCCGGGCATTCCGGGGTGGATCCGCCACTCGATGGGATCGCGCGTCCCGGTGACGGCTGGTGCATGCAGGACATGCTCGAGGCGTCACGCAGCCTCGCGCGGCCAGGTTCCTCGCCCGGCGCGGGGCCCGAGCGGCACACCAGACCGCTCGAAGGACGGCAGCAACCCCCCTACGCCGCCCGCCGCGGCCGCGTGCGGAAGACCCAGGCGAGGACCTGGGCGACGGCGACGTAGAGCTCCTCCGGGATCTCCTCGCCGACCTCGACGGAGGCGTGCAGCGCGCGGGCGAGGGGCGGCTCGGGGACCACCGGCACGCCGGCGTCGCGGGCGAGCTCGCGGATGCGCAGCGCGACGAGGTCCTGGCCCTTGGCGATGACCTGCGGGGCGAGGCTCGAGCCGTCGTACTTCAGGGCCACGGAGTAGTGGGTCGGGTTGGTGATGACGACGTCGGCCTCGGGGACGGCGGCCATCATGCGCGCGCGGGCGGCGGCCATCTGGCGGCGGCGCATGGCGGCGCGGACCTCGGGCGGCAGGCCCTGCTGCTTGAACTCCTCCTTGACCTCCTGGATGTCCATCCGCAGCTGCTTCTCGTGGCGGTAGCGCTGCCAGGCGAAGTCCGCGAGGCCGATGACGACGTAGGCGCCGGCGGCGCGCCAGGCCATGCCGCGGATCTCCTCACCCAGGGCGATGGAGAGCGAGAGCGGCGAGAAGCCCATGAGCGTCCCGACCTCGTCGAGCTTGGGCAGCAGGGCGGCGGCGACGATCGCGCCGACCACGGAGACCTTCGTGACGCTCTTGACGCCCTCGACGAGCGCGTGCTGGCCGAAGATGTTCTTCGCGCCCGTGACCGGGTTGAGCTTCTTCGGGTCGGGCTTGATCGACTGGGGCATCGGCTTGATGCCGACCTGCACCGCGTAGCTCACGACGCCCGCGACCATGCAGACGCCGGCGATCGGCGCGACGGCGAGCAGGACGTCCTTGCCGCACGCGAGGAGGACCGCGCCGATCGTCCCCGCCTCCACGACCTCGGGGTCCGAGGCCAGGGCGATCGTGCGCCGCATGCACGCGGCGAGGCGCTCGCACATGCCCGGGCCGGCGGCCCCGAGCGCGACGAGCGAGGCGAGCAGGACGACCGCGCCGGACAGGTCGGTGGACCGCGCGACCTGGCCCTTCTTGCGGGCCTCCTCCTTCTTCTTGGGTGTGGCCTTCTCGGTCTTCTCGCCCGCCATGCTCCATCACCTCCCGCCGCGGGCTAGGCGCCCAGGAGCCGGTCCTGGAGCCACTGCGACAGGAACGGCAGGGACGCGCCGACCGTGAGCAGGCCGACGGTGACCTTCGCCGGGAAGCCGATGGCGAAGACGTTGAGCTGCGGGACGACCCGCGAGACCAGGCCGAAGGCCGCGTCGGTGAGCACCACGGCGAGCAGGACCGGGCCCGCGACCTGGAGCGCGCCGGCGAAGATGCCCGAGAACGCCTCGACCGCGGTCGCCACCGTCCGGTCGATCGACGGCAGCTCGGTGAGCCCGACGACGTCGTAGCTCTCGGCCATCCCCTGGATGACCCAGCGGTCGCCGCCGATGGCGATGAAGATCATCAGGCCGACCATCGCGTAGGTCGAGCTGAGCACGGAGGACTGCTGGCCGCTCATCGGGTCCACGAGGCCGCCGAAGGTGAAGCCGACGAACGTGTCGAGGAACGCGCCCGCGACCTGGACGGCGGCGAACACCGCGCCCACGGCGAACGCGAAGCCGGCGCCGACCAGCAGCTCCTTGGCGATCAGCCCGCTCAGCGCCCAGGCCTCGAGCGGGATGTCGGCGCCGCGCATGACGACCGGCCCGAGGCCGACCGCCAGGGCCACCGCCACGATGCCGCGCACGCGCATCGGGATCGCCCGCGACGAGAACAGCGGCGCCAGCATGAACAGCGGCGAGACGCGCGCGAGGACCAGGAAGAAGGAGGCGACCTGGGCGGGGTCGAGGATCCCGCCCAGCGTCGGGGACAGGTTCAGGTTCACGTCCCGATGAGCTGCGGGATCGAGCTCCACAGCTCCGTCGTGTAGGCCAGGAGCTGGTTGAGCATCCACGGCCCGCCGACGACGAGGACCGCCGCGGTGGCGAGGATCTTCGGGATGAAGGAGAGCGTCTGCTCCTGGATCTGCGTGACCGCCTGGAAGACGCTGATCACGAGGCCGACGACGAGGCCGACGAGCAGGAGCGGGAGGGCGACCTTGAGCGCGAGCTCGAGGGCACCCGTGGAGATGGTGACGACGGAGTCGGCGTCCATGGCGGCGGCCTCCTAGCCGAAGCTCTCGACGATGGACCTCGTCACGAGGTTCCACCCGTCCACCAGGACGAAGAGCAGGATCTTGAAGGGGAGGGCGATGAACGTCGGTGGGAGCATGATCATGCCCATCGACATGAGCGTCGAGCTCACCACCAGGTCGATCACCAGGAACGGCAGGAAGATCAGGAACCCGATCTGGAACGCCGTCTTGAGCTCGGAGACCACGAAGGCCGGGACGAGCACGTAGGTCGGGACGTCGGCCCGCGTCTTCGGGCGGTCCATCTTCGCGAGCTTCACGAACAGCGCCAGGTCCTTGTTGCGGGTCTGGCGGAACATGAACTCGCGGATCGGCTTCTCGCCGCGCTCGAAGGCCTGGGCCTGCGTGATCTTGCCGGCGCTCAGCGGATCGATGGCGTCCTTCTTGACGTCCTGGAACGTCGGCGCCATGACGAAGAGCGTGAGGAAGAGCGCGATGCCGACGAGCACCTGGTTGGGCGGCGCCGTGGGCGTGCCCAGACCGGTGCGGATGAAGCCCAGCACCACGAGGATGCGGGTGAAGCCGGTGACGGTGAACAGCAGCGCCGGGACGAGGGTGATGCCCCCGACCAGCAGCAGCAGCTGGACCGCCTGGCCGCCGTCCTGCGGCATCAGCGCACGGTCCTCTCGCGCAGCAGGTCGACGACGGTGCGCCGGCGCGCGGGGACGAGCGCCGCGCCGGTCGAGCCGGCCACCACGGCGCCGCCGTCGACCACGTCGTCGTCGTCCTGGGGCGGGAGCAGGCCGAGGCGGCGGGCCTCGTCCTCGCTGTAGGTCTTGATCGGCACCACGCCGTGCTCGGCGCTGCCGACGAGCACGAGCTCGCGGCCGGCCCGGATGAGGTGCACGGAGCGGTTGGGCCCCAGCGCGATGACCGCCTCGCTGGAGAGGCCGAAGCCGGAGGAGCGCTCCTCCTTGCCCCGCTTCATCTGGCGCAGCGCCCAGGCGACGCCGTAGATCACGGCCACGACGACGGCCAGGCCGATCATCGTGCGCATGAACGAGCCACCGCCACCGCCGATCTCGGCGGTGCGCGACGGGCCCTCGTCGGGCAGGTCGAGCGGCTTGTCCTCGCCGTACTTGTCGGCGGCGAAGACGGTCGCGGGGGCGGCCAGGAGCAGGCACGCGGCGGCGGCCGCTCCCGCTGCGATGCGGGGACGGAGGGGGTCCACACCCTGGTCATCGACCAGGCTGGACGGATGTTGAGCGCCGGGCGGACAGGCGTCCGCCCGGCGACCCTGAGGGGCTAGGCCGCGGGCTGCTCGGCGGCGGCCGGGGCCTGCTGCTCGCCCGACAGCCCGGCGATCTCGGTGATGCGCAGGCCGAACTGCTCGTCGATGACGACGACCTCGCCGCGGGCGATCGGGCGGCCGTTGACCAGGAGGTCCACCGGCCGGTCGGCCAGGCGGTCGAGGGTCACGACGGAGCCCGGGCCCAGGGCGAGCGCCTCGCCCAGCGACATGCGGGTGCGCCCGACCTCGACGGTCAGCTCGACCGTCACGTCGGTCAGGCGGCTGAGGTCCGCGGGCAGCTCGACCATGCCGGCGGCGGCCGGGTCGGCGACGCCCGTCGGGGCGCTCGGCACCACGGCGGCGTCGGCCGGGACAGAGGTGTCCTCCAGCGGCGGGAGCTCGACCTCGTCCATCACTGCACCGCCACGTCGGTGAAGAGCACGTCCTCGACCTTGACGTCGGTGGTCTTCTCGATGCGCTCGAGGACCTCGTGCTGCAGGTGCTTGCGGCCCTTCTTGGTCTCGAGCTCCTCGCGCTCGACGCCGGTGATGACGTCGGTGACGATCGCGCGCACGATGGCCTCCTGGGGCAGCAGGCCGTAGCCCTCCGGCGGCTTGGCCGGGGCGGCGGAGCCGTGGGCGCCGCCGGCCGGGGCGGCGGTGTAGCCGTGGTGGAAGACGAGGCCGACGCCGAGCTTGGCGTACCGGCCACCCGCGAGGTTGATCATGAAGTCCTTGGGCAGGACGTAGACCTCGCCCTCGACCTTCGGCTTCGGAGGCGGCGCGGCCTTCGCGACCACCATCTTGTAGTAGCCGCCGCCGCCGACCAGCAGCAGCACCGGCACCAGCATCAGGATCTTCTTCATGGGGTTCGTGCCGTCCTTGGCAGCAGGATCTCCACGCGCCGGTTCAGGGACCGGCCCGCGGCCGTGTCGTTGGAGGTGATCGGATCGAGGTAGGCGCGGCCCGCGGCGGTGAGGCGCCGCTGGGACACGCCCGTCTTGGTGAAGGCGTGGAGGACCGCGGTGGCGCGGGCCGTCGACAGCTCCCAGTTGGAGGTGAAGCCCGAGCCGCCCGTCGGGACCGGGTCGGTGTGGCCCTCGACGACGACCGGGTGCTGGGCCTCGCGGCTCAGGAGCGTCCCGAGCTTGGCCAGCAGCGGGGCGGCCTGGGGGTTCGGCGTCGCGCTGCCCGAGCCGAAGAGCAGGTCGTCGGTGAGGATGCGCACGCGCAGGCCGTCCTTGGACATGCGGGCCTTGACCTTGTTCTGGAGGCCGAGGTCGCGCGCGGCCGCGTCGACCTGCTTCTTGAGCTGCTGGAGCTGGCGCTCCTCGCGCTTGCGCCCGACGTCGCCCTTGCGCTCCTGGACGGGCGCGAAGCTCGGCGGCGCCGAGGACGAGCCCAGCTTGGTCGACTGGTCGTCGCCGCCCGTCTGGCGCAGGCCCTGGCCGCCGGGGAAGATCTTGCCGCTGAAGGCCTCCTGCATCGAGCGCTGGAGGGACTCGAACTTCGACGTGTTCACCGACGAGATCGAGAAGAGGACCATGAACAGCGCGACGAGCAGGGTCATCATGTCCGCGTAGGACACGAGCCAGGCCTCGTCGACGTGCTCCTCGTGGTCGTCGTGCCCGCCACCCTTGTGGCGCCGTCCGGCGGCCATGGCTAGGCGGCCTGCGCCTCACCGGCGCCGCCGTCGACGGCGCGCAGCTTCGGGTCCTCGCCGGTGACCTCACCGCGGTCGGCCGGCGGGACGTAGGACAGGAGCTTCTCCTGCACGACGCGCGGGTTGTCGCCCGCCTGGATGGCGAGGATGCCCTCGAGCAGGAGCGTGCGGTACTGGACCTCCTCGGCCGAGAGGTTCGCGAGGCGGTTGCCGACCGGGAGGAAGATGATGTTGGCGGCGCCGATGCCGTAGAGCGTCGCGATGAACGCGGTGGCGATCGACGGGCCGAGGGTCTCGGGCGCCGAGAGGTTGCCGAGCACGTGCACGAGGCCGATGACCGTGCCCATGACGCCGATGGTCGGGGAGAAGGCGCCGGCCTTGATGAAGACGTTGGCGTTCTGCTTGTGGCGGGCGTGCATCGCCTGCGTGTCGGCCTCGAGGACCTCGGCGAGGAGCTCGGGGTCGGTGCCGTCGACGACGAGCTGCATGCCCTTGCGGGTGAAGTCGTCCTCGATGGACTCGATCTCCTCCTCGAGGGCGAGCAGGCCGTCCTTGCGGGCGCGCTCGGCGAAGCCGGTGAGCTGCTTGACGGACCCGGCCAGGTCCATGGGCTCCGGCGAGATCGCCTTCTTGTACAGCGTGGGGATCAGCTTGGCCCGGTCCATCCCCATGGCCGCGATGGTGCAGCCGAGCGTCGTGGGGAGGATGATCACGAACGCAGCCGGGTTGATCAGCTGCGTCGGCTGGGTGCCCTTCATGATGCCGCCCACGATGAGGCTGACGAGGGCGATGCCGATCCCGATGGCAGTGGCGGCCTTCACAGTCAGGTGATCGGCCGCGGCGCCTGGGACTTCAGGGCTTCATCACCCGGCGGACACCGCGTCGAGCGCGGGTCCGCCGGGGACGAGCAGGGGTGGGCTAGGCCAGGGCCTTCTCGACCGCGCCGAGGACGCGATCGGCCTGGAAGGGCTTCACGACGAAGTCCTTCGCGCCCAGCTTGATCGACTCCAGCACCTTCGACTCCTGGCCGAGGGCGGAGCACATGATCACCTTCGCGCCCGGGTCCAGGGCGACGATCTCCTTGAGGGCGGCGATGCCGTCCTTCTCGGGCATGGTGATGTCGAGGGTCATGACGTCCGGCCGGAGCTCCTGGAAGCGGCTGACCGCCTCCGCGCCGTTGCCGGCCTCGCCGACCACCTCGTGACCGCCGCCGGTCAGGGCGTCGGTGACCATCTTCCGCATGAAGGCGGCGTCGTCGACGACGAGCACTCGTGCCATCAGGCTGCGACCTCCGTGATCTGGGGGGTTGTGGGGTTGGGGGTGGAGCCCTGGGCTCCGTGGACCTGCTCGACGCGGAGCGCCAGGGTCCCGTCCTCGTCCACGACGAGGCGGCCCGAGGCCACGCGCATGCCGTCGGCGTAGAGGTCGACCGGGGCGTCCGCCTCGTGGTCGAGCTCGACGACGCTGCCCGAGGGCAGACCGACGACGCGTGCCGAGGGCATCCGGGTGCGGCCGAGCTCGGCCCACACCCGGACGGTGACGTGCCGGAGCGACTCTCCCAGCGGGGCCGAGTCGTACTCCGTCGTCATCTCGTCCAGCGCGCGCGTCATGCGCACGATGAACGCGTGCGGCACGAGCTGCACCAGGGTGCAGGGTGCGCCGCAGACGGTGAAGGTGACGCGCGTGACCTGTCCGGCGTGGTCCTCCGCCGGCATGGCCTCCGCCACGTCCTGGACGACGCGCACGTCGGGCGGCGCGATCTCGACCTCCTGGCCGAGGACGTCGCTCGTGGCCCGTGCGGCGGCCGCCATCATCTGGTTCATCGCCTCGCCGACGGCGCTGAGCGAGAGCTCGTCGAGCTCCCCGCCCGGCTCCACGGAGTCCGGGTCGGCGCCCATCATCGTGGCGGCGAGGCGGCGTGCCCCCTCGAGGGGCATCACCAGGACGTTGCCGCCGGTGACGCCGTCCACGTAGGAGACGTCGGCGGCCACGGCGGGCACCGAGACGTCCTCGAGCGGGTGCCCGCTCTGGACGACGTCGACGGTCCCCGGCTTCACGCCGTCGGGCGTGTAGGTCTTGAGGACGTCCTGGACGGCCTCCGAGGTCGAGGCGGCGAGGCGCAGCAGGGCCTGCTCGGTGTTCACGAGCTCCCCTCCTCGCCCCGCGCGGCGGGCGCGACGACCTGGACGGCGCGCTTGGTGCCCGAGCGGCCGGCGCGGCCGTGCAGGACCGGCGTGCGGTCGGCGTAGACGACGACGTGGCCGAGGTCCTTGGCGCCGGCGGGGCCGCCGAGCTTCAGGGTGTCGCCCGGCTGGAGGCCGAGGACGTCCTCGAGGGTCAGCGTCGTCTCGGCGACCTCGGCGCGCAGCGTCACGTCGACGCGGCCCAGGCCGCTGCGGACGGCCTGCGCGGTGCGCTCGTCCTGCACCTTGCCGTCGTCCTCCTTGCGCGAGAACGCGCTGGCGACGGGGGCGATGGCGGCGTAGGGCACGAGCAGCACGCAGGTGGACGAGACGCGCTCGAGGCGGGCCTCCATGACCAGCGCGAGCGTCGGCTCGCTGCCGGCCGCGACCTGCACGAGCTCGGACTGGCTCTCGATGTCGCTGAGGCGCAGCGTGGTCTCCGAGAGGTCGAACCAGACGCCGCTGAGGACCTCGACGATCGTCCCGAGCAGGCGGCGCACGAGCATCAGGTCGATGTCGGTGAGCTCGCGCTCCTTGACGAGGTCCTCGGAGGTGCCGCCCATGAGGCGCTCGAGGGCGACCACGAGCAGCGACACCTGGGCGGTGAGGAGCATCCGGCCCTCGTGGGGCGCGGTCTCGACGATGCCGTAGACCGACCCGTCGGGCAGCAGCCCGAACGCGTTGGTCCAGGTGAGCTGCTGGACGTCGATGACCTCGAGCTCGATGGGCG
The DNA window shown above is from Conexibacter sp. SYSU D00693 and carries:
- a CDS encoding flagellar motor protein, which gives rise to MKAATAIGIGIALVSLIVGGIMKGTQPTQLINPAAFVIILPTTLGCTIAAMGMDRAKLIPTLYKKAISPEPMDLAGSVKQLTGFAERARKDGLLALEEEIESIEDDFTRKGMQLVVDGTDPELLAEVLEADTQAMHARHKQNANVFIKAGAFSPTIGVMGTVIGLVHVLGNLSAPETLGPSIATAFIATLYGIGAANIIFLPVGNRLANLSAEEVQYRTLLLEGILAIQAGDNPRVVQEKLLSYVPPADRGEVTGEDPKLRAVDGGAGEAQAA
- a CDS encoding FliM/FliN family flagellar motor switch protein, with the translated sequence MNTEQALLRLAASTSEAVQDVLKTYTPDGVKPGTVDVVQSGHPLEDVSVPAVAADVSYVDGVTGGNVLVMPLEGARRLAATMMGADPDSVEPGGELDELSLSAVGEAMNQMMAAAARATSDVLGQEVEIAPPDVRVVQDVAEAMPAEDHAGQVTRVTFTVCGAPCTLVQLVPHAFIVRMTRALDEMTTEYDSAPLGESLRHVTVRVWAELGRTRMPSARVVGLPSGSVVELDHEADAPVDLYADGMRVASGRLVVDEDGTLALRVEQVHGAQGSTPNPTTPQITEVAA
- the fliP gene encoding flagellar type III secretion system pore protein FliP (The bacterial flagellar biogenesis protein FliP forms a type III secretion system (T3SS)-type pore required for flagellar assembly.); its protein translation is MPQDGGQAVQLLLLVGGITLVPALLFTVTGFTRILVVLGFIRTGLGTPTAPPNQVLVGIALFLTLFVMAPTFQDVKKDAIDPLSAGKITQAQAFERGEKPIREFMFRQTRNKDLALFVKLAKMDRPKTRADVPTYVLVPAFVVSELKTAFQIGFLIFLPFLVIDLVVSSTLMSMGMIMLPPTFIALPFKILLFVLVDGWNLVTRSIVESFG
- a CDS encoding flagellar biosynthetic protein FliO — its product is MDPLRPRIAAGAAAAACLLLAAPATVFAADKYGEDKPLDLPDEGPSRTAEIGGGGGSFMRTMIGLAVVVAVIYGVAWALRQMKRGKEERSSGFGLSSEAVIALGPNRSVHLIRAGRELVLVGSAEHGVVPIKTYSEDEARRLGLLPPQDDDDVVDGGAVVAGSTGAALVPARRRTVVDLLRERTVR
- a CDS encoding flagellar basal body-associated FliL family protein gives rise to the protein MKKILMLVPVLLLVGGGGYYKMVVAKAAPPPKPKVEGEVYVLPKDFMINLAGGRYAKLGVGLVFHHGYTAAPAGGAHGSAAPAKPPEGYGLLPQEAIVRAIVTDVITGVEREELETKKGRKHLQHEVLERIEKTTDVKVEDVLFTDVAVQ
- a CDS encoding flagellar motor protein MotB, with amino-acid sequence MAAGRRHKGGGHDDHEEHVDEAWLVSYADMMTLLVALFMVLFSISSVNTSKFESLQRSMQEAFSGKIFPGGQGLRQTGGDDQSTKLGSSSAPPSFAPVQERKGDVGRKREERQLQQLKKQVDAAARDLGLQNKVKARMSKDGLRVRILTDDLLFGSGSATPNPQAAPLLAKLGTLLSREAQHPVVVEGHTDPVPTGGSGFTSNWELSTARATAVLHAFTKTGVSQRRLTAAGRAYLDPITSNDTAAGRSLNRRVEILLPRTARTP
- the fliN gene encoding flagellar motor switch protein FliN produces the protein MDEVELPPLEDTSVPADAAVVPSAPTGVADPAAAGMVELPADLSRLTDVTVELTVEVGRTRMSLGEALALGPGSVVTLDRLADRPVDLLVNGRPIARGEVVVIDEQFGLRITEIAGLSGEQQAPAAAEQPAA
- a CDS encoding flagellar motor switch protein FliM, with product MSSGFLSTNQIEALFERASEGNLPIEAPGAGGGRRARWLRTVDFTRPSKFSTDQERRMRRALDALCASVTTRLVAEHRTPIELEVIDVQQLTWTNAFGLLPDGSVYGIVETAPHEGRMLLTAQVSLLVVALERLMGGTSEDLVKERELTDIDLMLVRRLLGTIVEVLSGVWFDLSETTLRLSDIESQSELVQVAAGSEPTLALVMEARLERVSSTCVLLVPYAAIAPVASAFSRKEDDGKVQDERTAQAVRSGLGRVDVTLRAEVAETTLTLEDVLGLQPGDTLKLGGPAGAKDLGHVVVYADRTPVLHGRAGRSGTKRAVQVVAPAARGEEGSS
- a CDS encoding response regulator, whose amino-acid sequence is MARVLVVDDAAFMRKMVTDALTGGGHEVVGEAGNGAEAVSRFQELRPDVMTLDITMPEKDGIAALKEIVALDPGAKVIMCSALGQESKVLESIKLGAKDFVVKPFQADRVLGAVEKALA